In Bos indicus x Bos taurus breed Angus x Brahman F1 hybrid chromosome 4, Bos_hybrid_MaternalHap_v2.0, whole genome shotgun sequence, the sequence CTGAAAGCTTCAATATTTTACAGAACTCTAACAAACATAATTTCCCCCATGagaccttttttccccccaactttCACAAATTTCAACAAGTCAGTATAAGTAAggctctgtattttaaaaagcacataaatGAATTACATATGACCTAGGCAAGCTAAATATCATAGAATAAATCAGTAACAATTTCGCTTTAAGCATGTACtttgatatttataaaacaaagtgggttttttttcttttcgtaTCTGAATCAATGCATGCCAATTATACATCAAGAATTTGGGCTGTAAATTAAAATATCAGGGATTTTTACTACTGCCCTCGTTCCTGTTTCCCATTCTTTTTCTTACTCCCATGCTCTGAAACACCTTCCCCCAAATTATTTATCGTTTAACTAGTGACAGCAACATTATTGAGTCCAGCTGCGCAGGTAATATTTCTCACAACCAGACCTTAatcataaaaaaacaaattaaaaaatgcacCCACCTCTTTTATCCTGGCCtacaggttaattttttttttttctgaaaaagctTCTGATTTAAGATTGATTCCAACAGATAATACATATGTTATCCAAATAATCAGCCTAGATTGAACACGagtttccagttttgttttcccTGCAGGGAGTAAGAAACTTGTAGGATGGGGTTGGAGGACAAGAAAGAGGAGGGAATTGGATCCCTTACATTAAAAGAGGGTCttgctgaatattcactggaattcTCAGGCTTTTCCCATCCCAATCTTTGAAATGTGCCCACCTAGTTCAGAGTAAAAGCAAAAACGATAGCCTATCCTTCTTAAAAATACTGTGTTTTGCACACAAACATTCATTGCcttaagaacattaaaaaatgacAGCCTGAAGTGCTTAAAATGTGTATGGACACGATGcgccacatgtatacatacacacagacatgcatGTGCCCGAGCACTGTATATACACATACGAGCACGGAGCGTTCCATGAATCTGATTGAACTTGATATCCAACAGTGTACAACTACTGTACATCCAGTATGAAATGTCCTGTTTCATGGATGTAAaaggagtcaaaaaaaaaaaaaccaacaaccaaaCTTTTCAGGTCTCTCAAGCCTGAACACAATCCACCTTACTCAACCTTGAATCCCAACCCCTGACTCATTGATGGTGAATGATACCAACCACAGACAGACTGTTTAAAGGCTCACACAAATGTCTTTGGTGTATGTGTCTATTTTTTAAggtacaaaataataataataattataattataataataaaaatagctatTTTGTGTGCTGTAGCAGTTCTTTTATAGCTCACATTAAGTGCAGCTctgaaccccaccccacccccacccaaagaaaatacttgttaaataagGATTAGACAGGTCGAACACCATTGTAGTGCAAATAGTAaacgataaaaaaaaaacaacatttacAAAATATAGAAATGTTTGGATCCAACAGATGGACAAACATATTCCTTTCAAGTATCTCtccttgaagaaaataaaaattaatcaggTTACTTCCAATACAAAAAAGTCTCTCTTTTTGTTCTCTCTCAGGTAAACAGTTTCAAACCTATTAGGTTGCATAGTTCTAAGATCATAAGCACCTTAACGAAATGTAACTTggtattcttttttccttgatcTTTCATGCTTCCCAttcttgttctcattttttttttcatgttggttATTGTTTTGTTGCGGAAGTGGTGCAGAAAAAGAAGGTGTGACCACCTGCACACTAGTGTTCTTTTACcagaatatgtgtatgtgtgtgtgtgctgtggaaATGCCTTTGTGTGTGTTCGATGTGTGTCTCTGCGTGCAtgaggtctgtgtgtgtgttcacgtgTACGTGGTGGGGTGTGTGGTCTGTACGTGTGTTCATCTGTGTGtagtgggggggtgtgtgtgctgGGTATGTATGTGTCTGCGAGGGGTGTGTgcgtctttgtgtgtgtgcatgggctGATATACACAGAGAGAGGGTCACACAGACATACCTTACGACCTGGGTTACTGGGTGGGAAAGTGCCTATAAATGGCCCTTTCAAACTCATGGCTTTCTAGATGCTATTTGGGTTGTGCCAGCCCACATTACTGCAGACCAGACAGGTTGACTTCGAGGCTCATACGGAAAGGGAACTGAAAAGGAGAGGACGATATTCCCGTTTGAGCAACTGCTGTCACCCCTTGGATGCTGGAGGAAGAAGCGAAAGGTACcccactctccctctcccccgcaattcccatctccttcactgTTTCATCTCTGAGCCCTGGCTAAggaatttctccacatcttccttCATCTGTTTCAggttttgctttcagtttttttttttttctttttttttttttcctggttgttTCAGTCAGAAACCTTAAACATGTCTTCGTGTCACCACTGTCTTCTCTGGACCGTCTCGCTCCCATCCCCCCAGGCTGGGCGCTCTATGAGCAACCACACTCCTCCACGATCATGTTCTGGATGTCCTTCTTGATGATGTTCTGCCCATCGTCATAGTACAACATGGACATGGGTCTCAGCTTGGTGGGCACACAGCACGACTTGAGGTTGGCGAAGGGGCTGTGGCCCCGCATGCGGTAGTGGTTGATGACCGTCGAGTGAAAGGAGAGGGATGAGCCCGATGTGCCTGCTATGTGGCTGGGGCACTCACCCTCACAGTAGTTGGCGTGGTAGCCGGAGGGAGCAATGATCCAGTCATTCCAGCCAATGTCCTTGAAACTAACAAAGAACTGTTTCTTACAGCAGATGTTGACCTTGCCGTCACACTCCAGGCCCCGCCGCCGGCGCCGGTGAGGATGGTCTTCAGACTGGCGGGCCTGCAGCATGAGGAAAGGTCTGTGCGACTGCTCCTTCTCCTCGTCCCCTCCCGCCCCTCCTTCTCCAtccctcttcttcccttccccctcctcttctttcttcttcttcttgcccAGGAGCACCAGGCTTGCGCCGGTCTCCTGACACTGCTCACAGGCAATCCGTATGTCCAGGGAGCTCTTGCCCTGGTCCAGCAAGCGCTGGATGCAGCTGGAGACAGGGAAGATGTGCCAGGTGCTCTTCCGAGCATCCACCACCTTCTCCGATATCAACATTTCACTCTTTTCCCCCTTCAAGCCCACttcctcagcctcctcccctgCATCCAAGCTGCCCTGCAGGTGCTTCTGCTGTTGAAAGAGACGGATGGTGACTTTGCTCCGGGTCCTGTTGGCCTTGGGAACTTTCAGGAAGAGCCAGATTTCTGCACGTTCCACCACGGACAGGTCACTGCCTTCTTTGGAAATCTCAAAGTGCAGCGTCTTCCTGGCTGTGCCTAAAGATGAAACACAGCATAAAAGAGAGCAGGGATATGTTAGTGTCAAGTTCAAGGCCACCTCCTAATTTCTGGCAAGCATGGCAGCCTCTGTTACAAATCATCTCTAACCAGGCTCTGCGAATGAAGGCCTATGTATCTTAAGGACAGTTTGGACATCTCTAAATGGCTGAAGAAAAATAAGATGCtgtgacatgtgaaaattatatgaaatttaagtTGCAGTACCCATGAATTTTTGATCCCAGCTAGGCTCATTTCTTTACAggttgtctgtggctgctttgcACTAGAACTTGGATTTGAGTAGCCGCGACAGAGTCCATTTGGCCCACAAAGCTTAAGAGacttactctctggcccttttcAGAAAAAACTTCATCAACTCTTACTCTAGAAAGAAGAGACTAGATCTGAGTGTGTCTGGGAGCCTGGGTCTGCTGACTAACTGCTTAACCTGAGTCTTAccttttataaaatgggaataacataGTGACATTTGGCCCATTATCTCACAGGTTTGGAAGGACCCAACAGGATAAGATAGATGAAGACATAGTATAAGCTCTAGCAAGCTGTGGAAACACTATTATCCCTGAAACAAATATGCAAACACCCCTGCTATGTAAGACTGCCCGTAgagtctggtggctaagatgataaaagaatccacctgcaatgcaggggaccaatgcaggggac encodes:
- the INHBA gene encoding inhibin beta A chain produces the protein MPLLWLRGFLLASCWIIVRSSPTPGSEGHSAAPDCPSCALATLPKDVPNSQPEMVEAVKKHILNMLHLKKRPDVTQPVPKAALLNAIRKLHVGKVGENGYVEIEDDIGRRAEMNELMEQTSEIITFAESGTARKTLHFEISKEGSDLSVVERAEIWLFLKVPKANRTRSKVTIRLFQQQKHLQGSLDAGEEAEEVGLKGEKSEMLISEKVVDARKSTWHIFPVSSCIQRLLDQGKSSLDIRIACEQCQETGASLVLLGKKKKKEEEGEGKKRDGEGGAGGDEEKEQSHRPFLMLQARQSEDHPHRRRRRGLECDGKVNICCKKQFFVSFKDIGWNDWIIAPSGYHANYCEGECPSHIAGTSGSSLSFHSTVINHYRMRGHSPFANLKSCCVPTKLRPMSMLYYDDGQNIIKKDIQNMIVEECGCS